One region of Chelonoidis abingdonii isolate Lonesome George chromosome 14, CheloAbing_2.0, whole genome shotgun sequence genomic DNA includes:
- the LOC116822006 gene encoding olfactory receptor 11L1-like, whose translation MQILLFLLFLVIYIVTVAGNILIVVLIVVDQHLHTPMYFFLGNLSCLETCYSTIVLPRLLSSLLTGDGTISISGCITQFYFFGFLVAVECSLLSMMSYDRYLAICKPLHYTALMNGRICLQLAAVFWMSSFLATDVVIYLMSQLHFCGPNEIDHFFCDFTPMIKLSCSDTSLITLVTFIFSSIDTLPPFLLTLASYVSIISTILRIPSTSGRRKAFSTCSSHLLVVTIYYGTLIIVYVLPDTDTLRDLNKVFSVFYTVLTPMANPLIYSLRNKEVKEALGKVFNKCMELSTIQEE comes from the coding sequence ATGCagattcttctcttcctgctatTTCTAGTGATCTATATTGTTACTGTGGCTGGGAATATTCTCATTGTTGTACTAATTGTGGTtgatcagcaccttcacacccccatgtatttctttctggggaacttgtcctgcttggagacctgctacagCACCATAGTCCTGCCCAGACTGCTCTCCAGTCTCCTGACTGGGGATGGAACCATTTCTATTAGTGGCTGCATCACtcaattttatttctttggttttctggtggCAGTTGAATGTTCTCTCTTATCCATGATGTCCTATGACCGGTATTTAGCAATATGCAAACCACTACACTACACAGCCCTTATGAATGGCAGAATCTGCCTTCAGTTAGCAGCTGTGTTCTGGATGAGTTCATTTCTGGCAACTGACGTAGTAATATATTTAATGTCACAATTACATTTTTGTGGCCCaaatgaaattgaccatttcttttgCGATTTCACCCCAATGATTAAACTCTCCTGTAGTGACACCAGCCTAATCACACTGGTAACCTTTATATTCTCGTCTATAGACACCCTGCCCCCATTTCTATTAACCTTGGCATCCTATGTTTccatcatctccaccatcctgagaaTCCCGTCCACCAGTGGGAGAAGAAAGGcattttccacctgctcctctcacttGCTTGTGGTTACAATCTACTATGGGACACTAATCATTGTCTATGTGTTACCAGACACTGACACACTAAGAGACCTCAATAAAGTCTTCTCTGTCTTCTACACTGTCCTGACTCCCATGGCCAATCCTCTCAtttacagcctgagaaacaaagaggtcAAGGAGGCCCTGGGAAAAGTCTTCAATAAATGTATGGAGCTCTCAACAATTCAGGAAGAGTGA
- the LOC116822004 gene encoding olfactory receptor 11A1-like, producing MNIIYRKGGNQTSITEFILLGFSNLLELQILLFIPFLVIYIVTMAGNILITALIVADQHLHSPMYFFLGNLSCLETCYTSTILPRILASLLTGDRTISVIGCILQYYFFGCLAASECYLLAVMSYDRYLAICKPLHYTVLMNGKICLQLAAVSWMSGFMATTIVAGLMSQLQFCGPNEINHFLCDFTPVIKLSCSDTGLIILVTFILCSIFTLPPFLLTLTSYICIISTILRIPSTTGRRKAFSTCSSHLIMVTMYYGTLFIVYMLPDTDTHQDLNKVFSLFYTVLTPLANPLIYSLRNRDVKETLGKVIRKCMMLTEYQKE from the exons ATGAATATCATATACA GAAAAGGAGGAAATCAAACATCTATCACAgaattcatcctcctgggattCAGCAATCTCTTGGAGCTGCAAATTCTTCTCTTCATACCGTTTTTAGTGATCTACATTGTAACCATGGCCGGGAACATCCTCATTACTGCACTAATTGTGGCTGACCAGCACCTTCActcccccatgtacttcttcctggggaacttgtcctgcttggagacctgctacacctccaccatcctgcccaggATTCTGGCCAGTCTCCTGACTGGGGACAGAACCATTTCTGTTATAGGCTGCATTTTACAATATTATTTCTTTGGTTGCCTTGCAGCTTCAGAATGTTACCTCCTAGCAGTAATGTCCTATGACCGGTATTTAGCGATATGCAAACCACTACACTACACTGTTCTTATGAATGGTAAAATCTGCCTTCAGTTAGCAGCTGTCTCTTGGATGAGTGGATTTATGGCAACTACCATAGTTGCAGGTTTAATGTCACAGTTACAATTCTGTGGCCCCAATGAAATTAACCATTTCCTTTGTGATTTCACCCCAGTGATTAAACTCTCCTGCAGTGACACCGGCCTGATCATACTGGTGACCTTTATACTCTGTTCCATATTCACCTTGCCCCCATTTCTATTAACCCTGACATCCTACATTTgtatcatctccaccatcctgagaaTTCCATCCACAACCGGAAGGAGAAAAGcattttccacctgctcctctcatCTCATCATGGTGACAATGTACTATGGAACTCTATTCATTGTCTATATGTTACCAGACACTGACACACATCAAGACCTCAACAAAGTCTTCTCTCTCTTCTACACAGTCCTGACTCCCCTGGCCAatcccctcatctacagcctgagaaacagagaTGTTAAGGAAACTCTGGGAAAAGTCATCAGAAAATGTATGATGCTCACTGAATATCAGAAGGAGTGA